One segment of Rubripirellula amarantea DNA contains the following:
- a CDS encoding MraY family glycosyltransferase translates to MVDRPDAQRKLQSNAVALGGGIAVYSSLLIAFVAALLIDRAYFGQMLGVISVRWYVLFGCGAAVLALGLIDDLWGLRGRQKLLLQCLIVAALVGSGTVIQRLSLFGLTVPLGPLAFPITVLWLIVAVNALNLIDGADGMATTAGAIICIGLGVASFAMGSPLGGIVGISLAAAQIGFLAYNRPPATIYLGDAGSMMIGLFVGVLAIWGNLKESAVLSSAPVAILAIPLFDSSAAILRRWLTGRSIYVTDRAHLHHLLQEKYGRGKMLWVVAGLCGITATLSVMSITFGIHWLPAVGVAVAGAVLILTRSFGHTEARLVLGSTWQFIQSFVLPPHRCDEEIHQRRVPLQGSGPWDTIWEPLLNFAKAHGLVRLKISLSLPWLHEGYHAHWQSIRLPEKARQMNIRLPLFTHRTKDDTQIQIGTLEIVAAADHPEVYQRFADLGDQLAELTPQIDAVVRKLESERQQLHSPMGSPSSAIPNCETITSGDLPSNGSRNSSEEYADASLPSTT, encoded by the coding sequence ATGGTTGATCGTCCCGATGCGCAGCGAAAACTTCAAAGCAACGCAGTGGCACTCGGTGGAGGAATTGCGGTATACAGCTCGCTTTTAATCGCTTTCGTTGCGGCGCTGCTGATTGATCGCGCCTATTTTGGACAAATGCTCGGTGTAATATCAGTTCGCTGGTACGTTCTTTTCGGATGCGGTGCCGCTGTCTTGGCGTTAGGTTTGATCGACGACTTGTGGGGACTGCGAGGACGACAAAAGTTGCTTTTGCAATGCCTGATCGTTGCTGCTTTGGTCGGAAGTGGAACGGTGATTCAACGGTTGAGCTTGTTTGGATTGACAGTTCCTCTTGGGCCACTAGCGTTTCCCATCACCGTACTTTGGCTGATTGTTGCTGTTAACGCACTGAACCTAATCGACGGGGCTGATGGAATGGCGACAACCGCAGGCGCCATCATCTGCATAGGACTGGGCGTTGCCAGTTTTGCGATGGGATCACCACTTGGCGGCATCGTTGGAATATCGTTGGCTGCGGCTCAAATTGGCTTCCTGGCTTACAATCGACCGCCCGCAACTATCTACCTTGGTGATGCAGGCAGCATGATGATTGGATTATTTGTGGGTGTCCTGGCCATTTGGGGCAATTTGAAAGAGTCGGCCGTGCTGTCGTCTGCGCCAGTAGCCATTCTTGCAATCCCCTTGTTTGATTCCTCAGCAGCAATCCTACGACGATGGTTGACTGGCCGCAGCATTTACGTGACCGATCGAGCTCACCTGCATCACTTGCTACAAGAAAAGTATGGTAGAGGCAAAATGCTTTGGGTGGTCGCTGGCCTTTGCGGCATCACGGCTACTTTATCAGTGATGTCGATCACGTTTGGTATCCATTGGCTTCCCGCCGTGGGAGTTGCGGTCGCCGGCGCCGTGCTCATTTTAACGAGATCCTTTGGTCATACAGAAGCACGTTTGGTCCTCGGCAGCACCTGGCAATTCATCCAGTCTTTTGTATTGCCCCCCCATCGTTGCGATGAAGAAATCCACCAGCGACGTGTCCCTCTCCAAGGCTCTGGACCCTGGGACACAATCTGGGAACCACTACTTAATTTCGCGAAGGCCCACGGTTTGGTGCGGCTGAAGATCAGCCTGAGTCTGCCTTGGCTGCATGAGGGATACCATGCCCATTGGCAAAGCATTCGACTACCAGAGAAGGCACGACAAATGAACATTCGCTTGCCGCTGTTCACTCATCGAACCAAAGACGACACACAAATTCAGATCGGAACACTTGAAATTGTCGCTGCTGCCGACCATCCCGAAGTCTACCAACGCTTTGCCGATCTCGGCGATCAACTCGCGGAACTAACCCCGCAGATTGATGCCGTCGTTCGTAAACTCGAATCCGAACGCCAGCAACTACACTCGCCAATGGGATCACCTAGTTCCGCAATTCCCAATTGCGAGACGATCACGTCAGGTGATCTTCCCTCAAATGGATCACGGAATTCAAGCGAGGAATATGCTGATGCCTCGCTACCATCGACGACCTAG
- the rfbB gene encoding dTDP-glucose 4,6-dehydratase encodes MRILITGGAGFIGSNLVRLALQQGHHVLNVDALTYAGNLKSLADVSASPAYRFLHLDITDSAGVANAVMQFSPDAVMHLAAESHVDRSITGPGSFVQTNVIGTYHLLQASLAYWRTLTSAKAKLFRFLHVSTDEVYGSLEQEGSFNETTAYAPHSPYAASKASSDHIVRAWHDTYDLPVLVTHSSNNFGPYQFPEKLVPVVILKCLDDQPIPLYGKGENVRDWLYVEDHCQALMDVVTKGKPGETYDIGGSNEFSNLDLARNLCQILDEYRPCQSGSPHTEKITFVTDRPGHDFRYAIDASKIKRDLGWEPREDFQAGIRKTVRWYLDNRSWWQDIMSGNYRLDTHNATED; translated from the coding sequence ATGCGAATCCTGATCACCGGCGGCGCTGGATTTATCGGCTCAAACCTGGTTCGCCTAGCACTGCAGCAAGGTCATCATGTTCTTAATGTTGACGCTCTTACGTACGCTGGCAACCTGAAGTCGTTGGCTGACGTTTCCGCTAGTCCAGCCTATCGTTTTCTTCACCTGGACATTACCGATAGTGCGGGCGTGGCCAACGCGGTGATGCAATTTTCACCTGACGCCGTGATGCACTTAGCGGCCGAAAGTCATGTGGACCGAAGTATCACGGGCCCTGGATCGTTCGTCCAAACCAACGTGATCGGAACGTACCATCTACTCCAGGCCAGCTTGGCCTACTGGCGAACACTGACATCAGCGAAAGCTAAGCTGTTTCGATTCTTGCATGTATCAACGGACGAAGTGTATGGTTCGCTTGAACAAGAAGGCAGCTTCAACGAAACGACTGCTTACGCCCCCCATTCACCCTACGCCGCCAGCAAAGCATCGTCCGATCATATAGTTCGAGCGTGGCACGACACGTACGATCTGCCGGTTCTAGTTACCCACAGCAGTAACAACTTTGGCCCCTATCAGTTTCCCGAGAAGTTGGTCCCCGTCGTGATTTTGAAATGTCTTGATGACCAACCGATTCCGTTGTACGGCAAGGGCGAAAACGTGCGAGACTGGTTGTATGTCGAAGACCACTGCCAAGCATTGATGGATGTCGTCACCAAAGGTAAACCGGGAGAAACGTACGACATCGGTGGCAGCAACGAATTTTCCAACTTGGACCTGGCACGAAATCTTTGTCAGATCCTCGATGAATATCGTCCATGTCAGTCGGGTAGTCCACACACCGAAAAAATCACGTTCGTCACAGACCGTCCGGGGCACGATTTCCGATACGCCATCGACGCCAGCAAAATCAAACGGGACCTTGGCTGGGAACCTCGCGAAGACTTCCAAGCCGGGATACGAAAGACCGTTCGGTGGTACCTCGATAATCGATCATGGTGGCAAGACATCATGTCCGGCAACTATCGACTTGACACGCACAATGCAACCGAAGATTAG
- a CDS encoding sugar nucleotide-binding protein, with product MILLLGHTGYIGSSFAQELHRRDLSFRGISRSEVDYTNRDSLISLIRESKADFLINAAGYSGKPNVDACEIHKSECLQANAVLPGMVRQACELTGIPWGHVSSGCIYTGRRDDGNGFRESDAPNFCFRTNHCSWYSGCKALGEECLVGTDNIYIWRMRIPFNQFDSPRNYLSKLIRYDRLLSADNSISHVDESVHACVESWTQRIPTGIYNVTNPGSITTEQVTALIQTHLLPDKKFKFFASETEFMNSAATTPRSNCILDSRKLLSTGIAMSAVEDAVISALKHWRSANHKKRLSIR from the coding sequence TTGATTCTATTGCTTGGTCATACCGGATACATTGGAAGTTCATTCGCGCAAGAGCTTCATCGTCGCGACCTTAGCTTTCGTGGCATCTCGCGATCCGAAGTTGATTACACCAACCGCGATTCGCTGATCTCGCTGATCCGAGAATCAAAAGCCGACTTTTTGATCAACGCTGCGGGCTATTCTGGCAAACCGAACGTCGACGCCTGCGAAATTCATAAGTCGGAATGCTTGCAGGCAAACGCAGTCCTACCAGGAATGGTTCGGCAAGCTTGTGAGCTAACCGGAATCCCATGGGGACATGTCTCGTCAGGCTGCATCTATACCGGTCGACGTGATGATGGAAACGGGTTTCGAGAGAGCGACGCCCCCAACTTCTGCTTCCGAACCAATCACTGTAGCTGGTACTCCGGTTGCAAGGCTCTCGGCGAAGAATGCCTTGTCGGTACCGACAACATCTATATTTGGCGGATGCGTATTCCATTTAACCAATTCGACTCGCCTCGCAATTACCTCTCTAAACTGATTCGATACGACAGGTTGTTATCAGCGGATAATTCGATCTCGCATGTCGATGAATCAGTTCACGCTTGCGTGGAATCCTGGACCCAACGGATACCAACCGGCATCTACAATGTGACCAATCCAGGCAGCATTACTACCGAGCAAGTCACGGCACTGATTCAAACGCATCTGCTGCCAGACAAAAAGTTCAAGTTCTTTGCAAGTGAAACAGAGTTCATGAACTCGGCAGCAACAACACCTCGGTCCAATTGCATCTTGGATAGTCGCAAACTTCTCTCTACCGGGATAGCCATGTCCGCCGTGGAAGACGCCGTCATTAGCGCGTTGAAACACTGGCGTTCTGCCAACCATAAAAAACGACTTTCGATTCGGTAA
- the rfbA gene encoding glucose-1-phosphate thymidylyltransferase RfbA — protein MTPNLSTEIPPPCDRKGIILAGGSGTRLHPITRAVSKQLVPVYDKPMIYYPLSTLMLAGIRDILIISSPNDIPAFERLLGDGSELGVSFTYAVQPHPEGLAQAFIIAADFIGNQPVSLILGDNIFYGQGFRKILAAAAMKPRGATIFAYPVTNPSAYGVIELDQQGRAVSIEEKPQHLTSTFPKSHYAVPGLYFYDNDVVEIAASLKPSSRGELEITDVNRAYLTRGDLSVETFSRGFAWLDTGTKDSLLDAGNFVAAVEKRQGLKIACIEEIAYSQGFINDSQLLKLADTYVNDYGDYLRNLKY, from the coding sequence ATGACCCCAAACCTTTCCACCGAAATCCCACCACCTTGCGACCGCAAAGGCATAATCCTTGCCGGTGGATCGGGTACGCGTCTGCACCCAATCACCAGGGCCGTTAGCAAGCAGCTAGTCCCGGTTTATGACAAGCCGATGATCTACTATCCGCTTTCGACTTTGATGTTGGCCGGCATACGGGACATCCTGATCATCTCGTCTCCCAACGACATTCCCGCTTTCGAACGACTGCTAGGCGATGGCTCTGAATTAGGAGTGTCGTTCACCTACGCAGTTCAACCTCATCCTGAAGGCTTAGCCCAAGCATTCATCATTGCCGCTGACTTCATCGGAAACCAACCAGTCTCGCTGATTCTGGGTGATAACATTTTTTACGGACAAGGTTTCCGAAAGATCCTCGCCGCAGCAGCGATGAAACCACGCGGCGCAACGATATTTGCTTATCCCGTCACAAACCCGTCCGCTTACGGAGTCATTGAGCTGGATCAACAGGGCAGGGCAGTTTCGATCGAAGAGAAACCTCAACATCTCACTTCCACTTTCCCGAAATCTCACTATGCCGTCCCAGGCCTGTACTTCTATGACAACGATGTTGTTGAAATCGCCGCGAGCCTAAAGCCGTCATCACGAGGCGAGCTAGAGATTACGGATGTTAACCGTGCGTATTTGACTCGTGGTGATCTATCCGTTGAGACCTTCAGCCGCGGCTTCGCTTGGCTAGACACTGGTACGAAAGATAGCCTTCTCGACGCCGGAAACTTCGTCGCCGCCGTCGAAAAACGCCAAGGGCTTAAAATCGCATGCATTGAAGAGATCGCCTACTCGCAAGGCTTCATCAACGATTCACAGTTGCTCAAGCTCGCTGACACCTACGTCAACGACTATGGCGACTATCTCCGAAACTTGAAGTACTAA
- the nusG gene encoding transcription termination/antitermination protein NusG: protein MPILPPEPDCHPADLLTGDDILERGWWLMYTKSRQEKQLMRRLRQADVPHYAPQIASRRRSPAGRIRVTYQPLFASYVFVCGDDEARYQSVCTDCVRQASPIEDVEQFVTDLRQIQSLINMDVPLTIEARIEPGEMVRVKSGVFAGYEGVVLKRTQETRLLVCVRFMEQGVSVKLDDCQLLPLGKVDSRPIDGRD from the coding sequence GTGCCTATTCTTCCACCCGAACCAGATTGCCATCCCGCAGATTTGCTTACGGGCGATGATATTCTTGAGCGAGGCTGGTGGTTGATGTACACCAAGAGTCGCCAAGAGAAACAGCTCATGCGACGCCTTCGCCAAGCGGATGTCCCTCACTACGCTCCTCAGATCGCGAGTCGACGTCGTTCGCCTGCTGGTCGCATTCGAGTGACGTACCAACCGTTGTTCGCTAGCTATGTGTTCGTGTGTGGCGATGATGAGGCACGCTATCAATCTGTCTGCACCGACTGTGTGCGACAGGCATCTCCGATCGAAGATGTTGAGCAGTTTGTAACTGACCTTCGGCAGATCCAAAGCCTGATCAACATGGACGTTCCCTTAACGATTGAAGCCAGGATCGAGCCAGGTGAAATGGTCCGTGTCAAAAGCGGAGTATTTGCCGGTTACGAGGGGGTCGTACTAAAACGAACTCAGGAAACACGGCTGCTCGTCTGTGTTCGGTTCATGGAACAAGGCGTCAGTGTTAAGCTCGACGACTGTCAACTTCTGCCGTTGGGGAAAGTCGACAGTCGACCAATCGACGGCCGTGATTGA
- a CDS encoding nucleotide sugar dehydrogenase: MTLSPKSTIAVIGLGYVGLPLALAYARDGITTIGFDIDQAKTDAINAGRSYIKHIDAGDIAKQIKSGHFKATTDFSRLTQADAIILCVPTPLDHHFEPDLSYVISTIEAVIPHLKAGQTISLESTTYPGTTEEELVSRIEAAGFKVGQDIFVVYSPEREDPGNPEYAATNIPKVVGGHTPACLEAGKSLYGSVFDQVVPVSSTQVAELTKLLENIYRSVNIGLVNELKVVADAMGIDIWEVIAAASTKPFGFKAFYPGPGLGGHCIPIDPFYLTWKAREFGVHTRFIELAGEINRKMPAHIVQRCSEALNRGKKSVNGSKVLLIGLAYKPNVDDDRESPSYELMNRLTAMGANVAYHDPYVPVIRPSREHSHWAGTPSVNWDQATISSYDLVLISTWHACLNVNELGKWSQFIVDTRNATAALPPEVRAAKVIKA; encoded by the coding sequence GTGACACTATCACCTAAATCAACAATCGCCGTCATCGGGCTCGGCTATGTAGGCTTACCCCTCGCACTCGCATACGCTCGCGATGGCATTACGACCATTGGCTTCGACATTGATCAAGCCAAGACCGACGCTATCAATGCCGGACGTAGCTACATCAAGCACATCGACGCAGGCGACATTGCAAAGCAGATCAAGTCAGGCCATTTCAAAGCCACCACGGACTTTTCGCGACTAACTCAAGCTGATGCGATCATCCTTTGCGTGCCCACGCCGTTGGACCATCACTTTGAACCCGATCTGTCGTATGTCATCAGCACCATTGAAGCTGTTATCCCGCACTTGAAAGCCGGGCAAACCATAAGTCTTGAAAGCACAACGTATCCCGGCACAACCGAAGAGGAACTCGTCAGCCGCATTGAAGCCGCTGGCTTTAAGGTCGGCCAAGACATCTTTGTTGTCTATTCCCCCGAACGTGAAGACCCCGGCAATCCTGAATATGCCGCTACGAACATCCCCAAAGTGGTCGGCGGTCACACTCCTGCGTGTTTAGAAGCGGGCAAATCGCTTTACGGCAGCGTATTTGACCAAGTGGTTCCCGTTAGCAGCACGCAGGTGGCCGAGTTGACCAAGTTGCTCGAAAACATCTACCGCAGCGTCAACATTGGACTGGTCAACGAACTGAAGGTTGTCGCCGATGCAATGGGTATCGACATCTGGGAAGTGATCGCAGCCGCTAGCACGAAGCCGTTCGGATTCAAAGCGTTTTATCCCGGTCCTGGACTTGGGGGGCACTGCATTCCCATCGATCCGTTTTACCTGACGTGGAAAGCACGCGAATTTGGCGTACACACTCGCTTCATCGAGCTGGCGGGTGAGATCAACCGCAAGATGCCGGCCCATATCGTCCAGCGATGCAGTGAAGCGCTTAACCGAGGCAAGAAGTCGGTCAATGGAAGCAAGGTCCTGCTGATTGGGCTGGCCTACAAACCGAACGTCGATGATGACCGCGAATCGCCCAGCTACGAATTAATGAACCGGCTTACCGCGATGGGAGCCAACGTTGCCTATCACGACCCGTATGTTCCGGTGATTCGACCGTCTCGCGAGCACTCGCATTGGGCAGGTACTCCCAGTGTCAACTGGGATCAGGCTACCATCTCAAGCTATGACCTCGTGCTGATCTCCACTTGGCACGCATGCCTGAACGTCAACGAATTGGGCAAATGGTCACAATTCATCGTTGACACTCGAAACGCTACGGCAGCTCTCCCCCCCGAAGTTCGGGCGGCGAAAGTAATCAAAGCTTAG
- a CDS encoding glycosyltransferase family 4 protein, whose translation MFLNRCYWPDSEATGQLLMDLCIDLSEHFDVHVVCGIPNSPTTNQYVKKGIEQRQGVTIHRLSHMHFQKRIPAGRLINLVSFSRAASQYLRKTRLSCDVLVCETDPFLLPVVAAKHSKRTGCKLMCYLQDIYPDVAEAIGKVSSGWLTQTIRAKLRKAYERADRIVVLGECMKSRLSDSPWSIAAEKMHVIPNWSDCSLITPLSVHDNPFRLKHGLSDRVVVMHSGNMGLTQRLNVLIEATQCDTWPERAMLLLVGDGAAKSSLQQQANDIGTDRVKFLPYQPREKLAESFSAADLHIVSMHPNITGCLCPSKLYGILAAGRPVLAIADSQTDLCQTVRQEGLGWTCEPGQANAIADAVSQATLDDASRAAAGERARKVALAKFDRPVVTNLFKNLLNDLLDKPVTTLQDQIA comes from the coding sequence GTGTTTCTAAACCGATGCTACTGGCCTGATTCCGAAGCGACGGGTCAGTTGTTGATGGATCTATGCATTGATCTATCGGAACATTTTGATGTCCACGTTGTCTGCGGCATCCCAAATAGCCCGACAACAAACCAGTATGTGAAGAAGGGCATCGAGCAGCGTCAGGGAGTTACGATCCATCGACTTTCACATATGCATTTCCAAAAGCGTATCCCTGCTGGTCGGCTTATCAATTTGGTTTCCTTCTCAAGAGCGGCATCGCAATACTTGCGAAAGACTCGCCTGAGCTGTGATGTGCTGGTCTGCGAAACGGATCCTTTTTTGCTTCCAGTTGTGGCAGCCAAACATAGCAAGCGAACTGGATGCAAGTTGATGTGCTACTTGCAGGATATCTATCCGGATGTTGCCGAAGCGATCGGCAAAGTTAGCTCGGGCTGGCTAACTCAGACCATTCGTGCGAAGTTGCGAAAGGCATATGAACGTGCAGATCGCATCGTGGTCTTGGGTGAATGCATGAAGTCACGCTTGTCTGATTCGCCGTGGTCGATTGCGGCCGAGAAGATGCATGTCATTCCAAACTGGTCAGATTGCAGCCTCATTACGCCACTTAGCGTTCATGACAATCCATTTCGCCTCAAGCATGGACTAAGCGACCGAGTTGTTGTGATGCATAGCGGCAACATGGGACTAACACAGAGGCTTAACGTCCTAATCGAAGCAACTCAGTGCGACACTTGGCCCGAAAGGGCAATGCTATTGTTGGTAGGTGATGGTGCCGCTAAGTCCTCTTTGCAACAGCAAGCTAACGACATTGGGACAGACCGCGTCAAATTCTTGCCCTACCAGCCACGCGAAAAACTAGCGGAAAGCTTTTCCGCAGCGGACCTCCATATAGTATCCATGCACCCGAATATCACGGGCTGCCTGTGTCCCAGCAAGTTGTATGGAATCCTAGCTGCGGGTCGACCGGTCTTGGCAATCGCGGATTCGCAAACGGACCTCTGCCAAACAGTTCGTCAAGAAGGACTAGGATGGACTTGCGAACCGGGCCAAGCCAACGCGATCGCAGATGCAGTTTCGCAAGCAACCTTAGACGATGCGAGCCGTGCAGCGGCTGGTGAGAGAGCGAGAAAGGTAGCTTTGGCGAAATTTGATCGCCCCGTAGTTACGAACCTCTTCAAAAACCTTCTTAATGATCTGCTCGATAAGCCGGTCACTACACTCCAAGACCAGATTGCTTAA
- a CDS encoding GDP-mannose 4,6-dehydratase: MPTALITGITGQDGSYLSELLLEKGYTVHGLVRRSSNTARVRLDSLFADKSTYEERLFLHYAELDDATTIRRILIRCQADEVYHLAGQSHVGASFDIPETTCQFTAMGTLKLLEILRDLEKRPRLVHISSSEVFGRPDHSLQNERTPMRPVTPYGIAKAFATQMVSLYRESFDLFACNAICYNHESPRRGESFVTRKITRAAAAIASGSTEKLKLGSLDSTRDWGYAPEYVEGMWRMLQQPTADDYILATGTSHSIEEFLNAAFECVDLNWRDHVVQDARYMRPSEVSQLVGDAHKARSILGWTPQTQLNELAHLMVNADLLRISSL; the protein is encoded by the coding sequence ATGCCAACTGCGTTAATCACCGGCATCACCGGTCAAGACGGGTCCTACTTGAGCGAACTACTGCTTGAGAAGGGCTACACGGTGCATGGACTCGTTCGCCGAAGCAGCAATACGGCTCGCGTGAGATTGGATAGCCTGTTTGCCGACAAGTCTACGTACGAAGAACGATTGTTCTTGCACTATGCTGAACTTGACGATGCGACCACGATTCGTCGCATCCTGATACGCTGCCAGGCCGACGAAGTGTACCACTTAGCCGGGCAGAGCCATGTGGGAGCCAGCTTTGACATTCCTGAAACGACGTGTCAGTTCACAGCGATGGGTACATTGAAGTTGCTGGAAATACTGCGAGACCTAGAGAAACGTCCTCGGCTTGTTCATATCAGCAGCAGTGAGGTATTCGGTCGACCTGACCATTCACTTCAGAACGAACGCACACCCATGAGACCGGTAACCCCCTACGGAATTGCCAAAGCGTTCGCAACACAGATGGTGTCGCTCTACCGAGAATCGTTTGATTTGTTCGCTTGCAACGCAATTTGTTACAATCATGAGTCTCCTCGTCGTGGCGAATCTTTCGTCACCCGAAAGATCACGCGGGCCGCGGCAGCAATCGCGTCAGGGTCGACGGAAAAATTGAAGCTTGGCTCACTCGATTCTACTCGTGACTGGGGCTATGCTCCTGAGTACGTTGAGGGCATGTGGCGAATGTTGCAACAACCAACGGCCGATGACTACATTCTCGCTACCGGTACGAGCCACAGCATTGAAGAGTTTCTTAACGCGGCGTTTGAGTGCGTCGACCTCAATTGGCGTGATCATGTCGTCCAAGACGCTCGCTACATGCGTCCATCTGAAGTATCCCAATTGGTTGGCGACGCCCACAAAGCACGCTCCATTCTGGGCTGGACACCGCAAACCCAATTGAATGAATTGGCACACCTGATGGTAAACGCTGACTTACTACGGATATCCAGTCTATGA